DNA sequence from the Leptospiraceae bacterium genome:
GGAAAGAATATAGGTCATCGAGGTTTTACCGTTAGTTCCGGTGATGGCTACTATCTGGAGCTGTTGGGAAGGATGCCCTTTTAAACAGGAAGCAAGAGGGCCATGGAAGTAGGCCGGATCGGACTCCGACACCAGAACGGTTGTGAAGTCTTTCGGTACTGGTAAAGAAAGGTTTTTTTTGCTGATTAAAACCGCTTTAGCACCCCGTTTAATTGCATCTTCGAGATAGCTCCGGGTTTTTTCTCCGAAAGAGTCATAGACACAAAAAATATCGTTCTTACCGGTTTCTCGTGAATCGGAGTATATATATTGAATATCGGGATCGGATTGAGTCCTGAGAATCGAAATTTCAGGATAATCACTTAGTAATTCTTCTAATTTCACTTTTGTTTGTCTTGAAGTTCTTTTTCTGTGGGTAAGGTAATGGTAATGATTCGATTGCCACCGGGAACAGGAAGGTAGTTGTATACCTTTTTATACAGGTTTTCTATCCTTTCTGCCGAGGTTGAGGAAGCTACATCGATACGTAGTTCATTATTCTTTTTTACCAGTTTCTCTTTCTGACGGTTGAGAATGCGCACTTTTGCATTTAAGCTTGCGTAGTTTACGTTTTGCCAGATATATAACAAAAATAAGGATGCTGGAATAGAAACAACGAGCAGGGCTCGTAAAATATGGACTGTTACCGGACTGAAAAAAATCCGAATCATTCTTTTTATAAACAAATTGATACCGGCCTCTAAATTTCTCTGGCTGTCCTATAATAATTTAGACTCCTTCTATTTGTCAAGTTCTATTCTGGAATAGAACCCGCAGGCATTGACCGGTAAAAAGTTTTCGCCCGTTTTTATTTATTATACAATCCCATTAAGAGATATGTATAAATACTTCCTATCGTGCTAAAATAATTCGTATCGTAGTGATCTTCGGGTATCTGGATTTCCAATTCCTTTTCCAGCTCCAGAATGAGAACCTGTATGCTCATAGAGTCTATTCCGTAGGTATAGTACAGGTGTTTGTCCGGGCGCAGGTCACTTTCTGAAATACCGACTGCAGCCGCTTTCGTTACCGCCCTGCGAATAATGCCATATAACTCTTCCGAATCCTCGTTCATTTGTAAGCTTAACTATATTACTTCTAAGAGGAAAGGTAAACAATATTATTTTATCCAAAAAAAAGCCTGCAATTTTTCGGCTTATATAGGCAATGTAATATTCAAAAAGCACGCAAAAATATCATATTGCTTACCATATGAACAATGTGCTTTAATTGATGTAAGGGAATGTGTATTTCCTGCTCTTTCTATTGGCATATTTCTTGCAAAATAAACACTGAAACATAAGGGGGACTTGGGATGATAGAAGAAAGAAAGGTTAAATATCCGGGAATACCGGAGGCTATGGATGGAAACACAGCTGCCATCATGTGTGAGAGGGAGTCATCGGATGCTGCCGGAGCCTACCCCATCACACCTTCAACCCAGATGGGAGAATACTGGGCCTATGAATCTGCTAATGGACATCTGAATATCTCCGGGAAGCCCTTGATTTTTATTGAGCCGGAAGGAGAACATGCAGCAGCGGCAGTAACCGCAGGTTTATCCATGACGGGTTTACGCTCAACGAATTTCTCTTCCGGTCAGGGGATAGCCTACATGCACGAATCGTTATATGCAGCCGTAGGTAAAAGGCTTACCTATGTTTTAAATATGGGTTGTAGGGCTATGACCAAAGCTACCTTAAACGTACATGCCGGGCATGACGACTATCACGCAATCGATGATACCGGTTTTTTCCAGGTTTTCGCAAAGAACGTCCAGCAGGTAGCCGACTTAAATATTATTGCTCATAAAATTGCAGAACTGGCACTAACACCGGGCATAGTGGCCCAGGATGGTTTTTTAACCACCCACCTTATCGAGTCCTTACGACTCCCGGAAAGAGAATTAATCGCGGAATTTTTAGGAAGACCGGATGATTTGATTGAAACTCCTACACTAGCCCAGGAGCTTATCTACGGTAAAACGAGGAGACGTATTCCTGAACTCTGGGATGTAGACAACCCGGTGATGGCAGGTGTCGTACAGAATCAGGACTCCTATATGCAAAGTGTAGCCTCTCAGCGTCCTTTCTTTTTTGATCATATAGAAGAATTAACCCTGAAAGCCATGGAGGAATTTTACCAGCTTACAGGTAGAATGTATGGACTCATCGAAACCTATAGGGCCGAGGATGCAGATATTCTTTTTGTAGGGCAGGGAAGCGTAATCCCGAATGCTGAGGCTGTAAGTGATTATTTAAGAAATAGCCGGGGACTTAAAGTTGGGGTTGTCAATCTTACCATGTTCCGTCCTTTCCCCGGAAGCTATATAAGTAAAGTCTTAAAGAATAAGAAAAAAGTGATAGTTCTTGAAAGAACAGATCAGCCCCTGGCAGAAGATCTGCCTTTAATGAGAGAAATTCGTTCAGCTTTGAATAAGGCTTATGAAAATGGAAGAGCAGAAGGAGAAAAGCCCTATCCGAAATACGATACTTACAATCAGTTAAACGATTCACCGGAACTCTATTCAGCTTCTTACGGACTGGGAAGTAGAGATACACAACCTGAAGCACTTATCGGTGCTGTAGAAAATGTCTTACCCGGTGGTAAAAACAAAAAGATGTTTTATCTTTCCATAGATTTTGTTCGGGAAAAATCTATAACCAAAAACCAGGAAGATTATCAAAAAGAACTCCTCTCTAAATATCCGAACCTGAAAGATCTAGCCATTCGAGGTACTGAAAACCCTGATTTAATGCCGGAGGGAGCTATCACAGTAAGAATTCATTCCATTGGCGGCTGGGGTGCTATGGCTACGGGAAAAAATTTAACCATGACCCTTTCTGATATCCTCGGTTATTACATTAAATCCAATCCGAAATACGGTTCAGAAAAAAAAGGACAACCCACCACGTATTATCTCGCTGTGGCGCCCGAACCTATCCGGGTAAACTGTGAATTTTTCTATGTTGACGCGGTATTGTCACCGGACCCGAATGTCTTCAAACATTCCAATCCCCTCGCCGGTTTAAAAAAAGGGGGAACCTTTATCATACAGAGCGATTTAAAAGATCCGGAAAAAGTATGGAATACGATTCCGCACAAATATCAAAAAATTATAATTGATAACAAAATCAAGATATACTTCATCGATGCCTTTAAAATCGCCAGAGAGGAAGCTACTGATGCAGAACTTCAATTCAGAATGCAGGGAATGGCTTTCCAGGGAAGTTTTTTTGCCGTAGAAGAAAAGCTAAAAGGAACGTTAAGCGAATCGGAACTTTTTACAAAGATCCGGGAGCAGATAGAATCAAAATTTGGCTCAAAAGGTAAAAGGGTTATTGAAGATAACCTGAGAGTTGTACTGCGTGGTTATGAAGAAACAAAGAGCATTACAGAACTCATCCTGAAGCCCGAAGAACCCAAAACTCTTTTAAAAGTACAGGGCATGCCGACTCTTTTAGAAAAAATGCCTGTTAACTCCAATCTCAAAACAGACATACATAGATTCTGGCAGCAAACCGGTTATTTTTATTTAAACGGACTTGGCAATGATGTAATTGCAGATCCTTTTATTGGCATGAGTCTGATTCCGGCTGCTACAGGAATTTTTAGAGACATGACAAACATTCGTTTTGAGCATCCTCAGTGGATTGCAGAAAAATGTACCGGCTGTGGTAGTTGCTGGACGATGTGTCCTGACTCTGCAATTCCCGGTCTTGTCAGCGAAATAAAACAGGTCTTTGGAACTGTTGTTAAGCGTCTTAAGAAGCAGGGTAAATCTGTGCAGTATATCAGTCCTGTTTTACCGGCCCTGGAAAAAAATGTTCGTAATAAAATCGATACCGGTGATGTAAGCTACTCCTTTCTGGATCATTTGAAATTTGCAATAAAAGAAATTACTAAATCACCAGGGCTTCAACCGGAAGAAAAAAGAGACATGGAAGCCGAGTTTCAAAATTTCTGGTCAGAAATTAAGAATGTACAATTCTCTATTACCCGTCCTTTTTACAACCGCATGGAAAAAGCGGAAAAGGGTTCAGGAGGTTTACTGACCATTAATATAAACCCCTATACCTGCAAGGGTTGCATGGAATGTGTGGATGTTTGTAATGATAAGGCACTTGTTCCTCAGACACAAACCGAAGAATCGGTAAGGATTCTACAACAAAACTGGGAATTCTGGCAGGATTTACCCGATACAAATTCCAGGTATATCCGTATTGATGACCTCGAAGAAGGTATCGGAGCTCTTGAAACTTTACTTCTGAATAAGAATAACTATCTCTCTATTGTGAGCGGGGACGGAGCCTGTCTGGGTTGTGCGGAAAAAACAGTTCTGCATTTGTTTACGGCAACAGTAACGGCCCTGATGCAAAAGCGCGTAGTAGAGCACCTCGAGAAAGTAAACCTCCTGACTCTCAAGTTAGAAGAAAAAATCAAATCCAGCCTCACTCCGGAGCTAAAAGATACGGGGATTTTAGAGAAAATTTTAAATAGCCCTGGCCATACCGCCTGGACTCGTTCCGAAATTTCTGCCGAATTAGAAGAACAAAAGGTGGCTATAGATTCTGAAAAATTAAAAGTCCTTGCCCATCTGGTAAATGAATTAAAGCAAATTCAATGGCGTTACGCCACAGGCACGAGCGGCAAGGGTCGTTCTTCCATGGGTATGATCAATGCAACAGGCTGCTCTTCGGTCTGGGGTTCCACCTATCCGATTAACCCTTACCCATTTCCCTGGACCAATCATCTGTTTCAGGATAGTCCTTCTATTGCTATGGGAATTTTTGAAGGTCATATGAGAAAAATGGCCGAGCAATTTAAAATCATCCGTCAGGCAGAAATGGAACTCGGTCTTCGTCCCGAGGAAGATTTGAAATACTTTAACTGGCAAAAGTTCACCGATGATGAATTCCATCTCTGTCCACCGGTTATCGCTGTAGGTGGAGATGGTGCCATGTATGACATCGGTTTCCAGAACCTATCCCGTTTAATGATGAGCGGAAAACCCATTAAGGTCGTAATTTTAGATACCCAGGTTTATTCGAATACAGGAGGCCAGGCCTGTACTTCCGGTTTCCCGGGTCAGATAAGCGATATGGCGGCTTATGGCAAGAAAAATCACGGAAAAGAAGAAATCCGGAAAGAAATTGGTTTCATCGCCCTTGCTCATAGAACCTCTTATGTCCTGCAAAGTAGTGTTGCCAATCCTACTCACCTGATAGAAGGTTTTATTGAAGGAATTCGCTCCAAAAGACCGGCTATTTTCAATGTATTCTGTAGCTGTCCGGCAGAACACGGAGTCGCAGATGATGTGACTTTTGATCAGGCCCGTCTGGCTCTTGAATCCCGTGCTTACCCGGTTTTCCGTTATAACCCGGACCGGGGAGCAAACATTCAGGACTGCTTTGATATTGAAGGAAATCCGGAACCTGACAAGCTCTGGCCCGAATATGAATTACGTTACCGGGATGAAAGAGGAGTCGAAAAAAATATGAAAATTGAAATGACTTTTGCTGACTATGCAGCAACTGAAGGTCGTTTCCGGAATCACTTTCGGCATGCTCCACACGAAACCTGGGATGATGACAAAATGATTCCTCTTACAGAATTCATAGACTTGAACGAAGAAGAGAAAAAAGATAAATATCCTTATATCTGGGCCATTGATGCCAAAAAAGGTTTAGATAGGCTACTCGTTTCTTCTGAAATCGTAGCCGCTACAATGGACAGGGTAAACTTCTGGAAAACCATTACTTTTCTCGCCGGTGCTGAACAAGAAAAAGTTAGCGAAAATGATATTCGTAAGCAGGTGCAATCTGAAATGGTAGATAAATTCACCCAATCACTACTGCAATTGGCTTCGGGTCAGGTTGCATAAGGAGGCCGATATGACTCAGGTGGCAGAAATTAAAAAGATCGCGGTAAAAGATCATGTAGTCGAATTTGTTTCCGATGCAGGAGAGGGAGCTCAAAAAGCCGGAGTAACTTTCGCAAAAGTCTCCGCCAGGATGGGGAATAGTCTCTGGACAGTAGAAATTATTCCTTCTGAAATACAACCTCCTCCTCATACAGTGGGAAGTGCTTCCGGAAATAGAATTCGGCTGGGTACAAAAACCATCACGAACGGAGGGAATAGAGCCAATGTGGTATTAGCTTTTAATGAAATGTCTCTTCTTTCTCGTGTTCAGAACGATGCTTTATCTGAGGATGTAATTGTTATAATAGACAATCAGTGGGCAACTCATGAGTTAATGGAAATTCGGGAGGGCTATAGAAAAATCCTGAATGATTTGAAGGATAAAGGTGCCCGGATCTACGAGATTCCCATTGAAGAAGAAACAAAGAAGATACTGGATGATCCGAGACAGGGAAAAAACATGTTTGCCCTCGGTGTCCTGAGTTTTCTTTATTCCAGGGACCTGGAGATTCTACGTCAATGCGTAAGTGATACATTTGAGAAGAAGTCAGACTCAGTTCAGGAAAAGAACATTGCTCTTGTAGAAAACGGTTATTACTTCGCTGAAAAAATATTTGATTATCAGTTTGAAATCGACTCGATTCCCCTTGAAAAACCCATGGTAGCCATGAATGGAAACCAGGCTATTGCTCTCGGTACTATAGCTGCCGGTTTTGAACTCTGCTCTATGTATCCCATTACTCCGGCCACATCTGCTTCACATTTTCTTTCTTCCCTATTTGAAAGCTTTGGTGGTTTTGTGCATCAGGCGGAAGATGAAATTGCTGCTATAGGAGTAGCTGTTGGGGCTGCCTATGCCGGAAAGCCTGCTCTCACCATTACTTCCGGCCCGGGCATGGCCTTAAAAACCGAATTTTTGGGGCTTACGGTTATGACCGAAACTCCTCTGGTTGTAGTCGATGTACAGCGCGGAGGTCCCAGTACCGGCTTACCTACTAAAATTGAGCAGAGTGATTTGTTAGCTTCTTTGTATAGTACTCCCGGAGATGCACCCAAAGTTATTCTTGCACCGGCTACCATCGAAGAGTGTTATTATATAATGAAAACCGCACGTAAGATTGCGGAAGATTTTCGTATGCTTGTGATTATTCTTTCCGATGCCAATCTGGCTACTGGCGTTCAACTATTCCCACGTCCTGAAGTAAAAGAAGGGAGTATTCCTCCGGCTCCTTCCCGCGAATCCCTGGAACCGGGTAGTCTGGGTTTTGATTGGGATGCAGAAACCGGTCTTTCTCAAAGGCTTATACCCGGTCAAAAAAATGGAGTAGGCATGACTTCCTCACTCAACCACAATCGTGCCGGGCTTGTGCGTTATGATACGGAAACGAATGAACTCGGTCATACTATGAGAAGTAGGAAGTTAGCGGTTTTACAAAAATCTTTGAAACTACCCGAAATCATGGGAGAAGAAGAAGGAGACCTTCTGATTCTGGGCTGGGGTTCGACAAAAGGTGCCATTGAAGAAGCCGTTCGTTCTCTACAAGAAAAAGGTCATAAAATATCTTCCTTACATTTAAGATTTATATGTCCTCTTCCT
Encoded proteins:
- a CDS encoding 2-oxoacid:acceptor oxidoreductase family protein — translated: MDGNTAAIMCERESSDAAGAYPITPSTQMGEYWAYESANGHLNISGKPLIFIEPEGEHAAAAVTAGLSMTGLRSTNFSSGQGIAYMHESLYAAVGKRLTYVLNMGCRAMTKATLNVHAGHDDYHAIDDTGFFQVFAKNVQQVADLNIIAHKIAELALTPGIVAQDGFLTTHLIESLRLPERELIAEFLGRPDDLIETPTLAQELIYGKTRRRIPELWDVDNPVMAGVVQNQDSYMQSVASQRPFFFDHIEELTLKAMEEFYQLTGRMYGLIETYRAEDADILFVGQGSVIPNAEAVSDYLRNSRGLKVGVVNLTMFRPFPGSYISKVLKNKKKVIVLERTDQPLAEDLPLMREIRSALNKAYENGRAEGEKPYPKYDTYNQLNDSPELYSASYGLGSRDTQPEALIGAVENVLPGGKNKKMFYLSIDFVREKSITKNQEDYQKELLSKYPNLKDLAIRGTENPDLMPEGAITVRIHSIGGWGAMATGKNLTMTLSDILGYYIKSNPKYGSEKKGQPTTYYLAVAPEPIRVNCEFFYVDAVLSPDPNVFKHSNPLAGLKKGGTFIIQSDLKDPEKVWNTIPHKYQKIIIDNKIKIYFIDAFKIAREEATDAELQFRMQGMAFQGSFFAVEEKLKGTLSESELFTKIREQIESKFGSKGKRVIEDNLRVVLRGYEETKSITELILKPEEPKTLLKVQGMPTLLEKMPVNSNLKTDIHRFWQQTGYFYLNGLGNDVIADPFIGMSLIPAATGIFRDMTNIRFEHPQWIAEKCTGCGSCWTMCPDSAIPGLVSEIKQVFGTVVKRLKKQGKSVQYISPVLPALEKNVRNKIDTGDVSYSFLDHLKFAIKEITKSPGLQPEEKRDMEAEFQNFWSEIKNVQFSITRPFYNRMEKAEKGSGGLLTININPYTCKGCMECVDVCNDKALVPQTQTEESVRILQQNWEFWQDLPDTNSRYIRIDDLEEGIGALETLLLNKNNYLSIVSGDGACLGCAEKTVLHLFTATVTALMQKRVVEHLEKVNLLTLKLEEKIKSSLTPELKDTGILEKILNSPGHTAWTRSEISAELEEQKVAIDSEKLKVLAHLVNELKQIQWRYATGTSGKGRSSMGMINATGCSSVWGSTYPINPYPFPWTNHLFQDSPSIAMGIFEGHMRKMAEQFKIIRQAEMELGLRPEEDLKYFNWQKFTDDEFHLCPPVIAVGGDGAMYDIGFQNLSRLMMSGKPIKVVILDTQVYSNTGGQACTSGFPGQISDMAAYGKKNHGKEEIRKEIGFIALAHRTSYVLQSSVANPTHLIEGFIEGIRSKRPAIFNVFCSCPAEHGVADDVTFDQARLALESRAYPVFRYNPDRGANIQDCFDIEGNPEPDKLWPEYELRYRDERGVEKNMKIEMTFADYAATEGRFRNHFRHAPHETWDDDKMIPLTEFIDLNEEEKKDKYPYIWAIDAKKGLDRLLVSSEIVAATMDRVNFWKTITFLAGAEQEKVSENDIRKQVQSEMVDKFTQSLLQLASGQVA
- a CDS encoding 2-oxoacid:acceptor oxidoreductase subunit alpha, with protein sequence MTQVAEIKKIAVKDHVVEFVSDAGEGAQKAGVTFAKVSARMGNSLWTVEIIPSEIQPPPHTVGSASGNRIRLGTKTITNGGNRANVVLAFNEMSLLSRVQNDALSEDVIVIIDNQWATHELMEIREGYRKILNDLKDKGARIYEIPIEEETKKILDDPRQGKNMFALGVLSFLYSRDLEILRQCVSDTFEKKSDSVQEKNIALVENGYYFAEKIFDYQFEIDSIPLEKPMVAMNGNQAIALGTIAAGFELCSMYPITPATSASHFLSSLFESFGGFVHQAEDEIAAIGVAVGAAYAGKPALTITSGPGMALKTEFLGLTVMTETPLVVVDVQRGGPSTGLPTKIEQSDLLASLYSTPGDAPKVILAPATIEECYYIMKTARKIAEDFRMLVIILSDANLATGVQLFPRPEVKEGSIPPAPSRESLEPGSLGFDWDAETGLSQRLIPGQKNGVGMTSSLNHNRAGLVRYDTETNELGHTMRSRKLAVLQKSLKLPEIMGEEEGDLLILGWGSTKGAIEEAVRSLQEKGHKISSLHLRFICPLPSGLKEVFQKFKKVMTVELNYSDPKIAPYIDSENRRMSQLALYLRAHTLTDIDCYSRVLGRPIMPGEIEEALSGFLKEIK